A single region of the Ciconia boyciana chromosome 13, ASM3463844v1, whole genome shotgun sequence genome encodes:
- the CFAP70 gene encoding cilia- and flagella-associated protein 70 isoform X5: MLAATAALSCRRFWERNRAVSCFFPHSFSCRAMEVPVGLSAGKDDSTLPAAAALPSESRPTPAKPVQITVLNAQDLKTMKSDVSVTLVRVEYNGAILGDSSKTDVLPNGTANYNFTTSFECSPDGPNSLDDIVQKPVLLTVIEALQREKRQKEKTVPLGQAVVDLLPLLQGQRSFKVSAPLYAVPTSPLESLQPEAKGGLEVTVCTEEPLLSATQLSDGNLLSVTLEAAYSVPETFAPTGPLQNYMACLQVPAPGEKEFPLLFKNGILKLAGEKEPLPRPKKWPLANIMAPGALSIPNSFIVGGPYEDEDGELNKREDREFRIQAESMKRIVWDTERRCYLDPAAVVTLQKRIAECRYWPVEVCRMSVASPSKGKTSKADKGDEDKQIFFHGVAYVNMVPLLCPGVKQVRGAFRVFTYEDSEVFEKTGSQHSVFRDLRSQLSLTKEGPWTPGIGTPLSRAVPSKTQKEDREKITKDKDSNRRMSNAPKIQLSDATVEAENVPYLSLDGQQYVEAGTFLVMEIKLDKALVPKRLREELTGRVKQMIPPRPPLPPRTAGAKKAVEDYHNHVTSIAVALLSEYHELFGKQPPDRGAIDHQTLEEQKRQLNFELNSSGKYFAFKEQLKYAVVKIVREKYLKTTAFETQEQFQAFLSELYVYLVDQMHVALNQLLSEEAAPPAPLSRTTGEQLWLFAHEAEVNKDYKLASLYHQQRVAQDQCNIQSWLDYGAFCLLLEETTKAQECFQQALSLDPHHIQSLLLCGVVAVVLQHYEEAEIFFEDACCLEPSSVVAWTLSGLFYELQNNNIQAEMAFREAKKLLQAQLTKERSVPEAAEGEGGKKHIAAACVRSPSPGPEECLPERVPDGSADKLTEVAEPALACTAPEEEATAPEAAPKAPSPVSGLSQPPCTIFMKAVEFLMKVNAIQFVHMALAHELLSLRGGPSCAYYLALAQTYLLKEDFSKCEECLCEAVRIDYMNPNVWAQKGHLCYLKRDFGEAKECYERTISFVEDAADMHFVYLRLGSIYLEEKEYGRAKQIYLLACKNSASCLTWLGVGIACYRLEEMVEAEDALSEANALNNTNAEVWGYLALVCLRGGRQLEAEQCYKYTVKLGLRDDALLREIRAAQQRLGFGNPAL; this comes from the exons ATGCTAGCGGCCACGGCTGCTCTGTCCTGCAGACGTTTCTGGGAGAGGAACAGAGCAGtttcatgtttctttcctcattctttttcctgcagagcCATGGAGGTCCCTGTGGGGCTGTCTGCCGGAAAGGACGACTCCACCTTGCCCgctgctgcagctcttcccagcGAGTCACGACCGACACCAGCGAAGCCAGTACAGATCACGGTACTGAACGCACAGGACCTG AAAACTATGAAAAGTGACGTGTCAGTTACTTTGGTGCGTGTGGAGTACAACGGAGCGATCTTGGGAGACTCCTCCAAGACTGACGTCTTGCCAAACGGGACAGCAAACTATAATTTCACGACCAGCTTTGAGTGCAGCCCCGATGGGCCCAACTCCTTGGATGACATTGTGCAAAAACCTGTGCTCC TGACAGTGATAGAAGCGTTGcaaagggagaagagacagaaggaGAAGACCGTGCCTCTTGGCCAAGCTGTGGTGGaccttctgcctctgctgcaag gACAGCGTTCATTTAAGGTCTCGGCTCCTTTGTATGCAGTGCCTACCTCTCCATTAGAGAGCCTTCAGCCGGAGGCCAAG GGTGGCCTTGAAGTGACAGTGTGCACTGAAGAGCCCCTGCTTTCTGCAACGCAGCTTTCAGATGGCAACCTCCTGAGCGTCACGCTGGAGGCAGCTTATTCTGTCCCCGAAACGTTTGCTCCCACCGGACCCCTGCAAAACTACATGGCTTGCTTGCAAGTTCCAGCACCTGGGGAG AAGGAATTCCCCTTGCTCTTCAAGAATGGCATCCTGAAGCTTGCTGGTGAAAAAGAGCCATTACCCCGGCCCAAAAAATGGCCCCTTGCTAACATCATGGCCCCTGGCGCTCTGAGCATACCCAACTCCTTCATCGTTGGTGGTCCCtatgaggatgaggatggagaGCTCAACAAAAGAGAG GACAGGGAGTTTAGGATCCAAGCAGAAAGCATGAAGAGAATCGTATGGGACACGGAAAGGCGTTGTTACCTGGATCCTGCTGCAGTAGTCAC cctgcagaagcgCATTGCGGAGTGCCGGTACTGGCCCGTGGAGGTCTGCAGGATGTCTGTGGCCTCACCCAGCAAAGGGAAAACTAGCAAAGCTGACAAG GGAGATGAGGACAAGCAGATTTTCTTCCATGGCGTGGCGTATGTCAACATGGTGCCTTTGCTGTGCCCCGGTGTGAAGCAGGTCCGAGGCGCTTTTCGTGTCTTTACCTATGAAGACAGTGAGGTGTTTGAGAAG actggAAGTCAGCACAGCGTTTTCCGGGATCTCAGGTCGCAGCTCAGTCTGACTAAGGAAGGGCCGTGGACACCAGGAATCGGTACTCCCCTTTCTAGAGCTGTTCCCAGCAAGACTcagaaggaagacagagagaaaatcaCCAAAGATAAGGATTCCAACAGAAGG ATGTCCAACGCGCCCAAAATCCAGTTGTCAGATGCCACTGTAGAAGCTGAAAATGTCCCATATCTCAGCCTCGATGGACAG CAATACGTTGAAGCAGGAACGTTCCTGGTGATGGAGATAAAGCTGGACAAGGCCTTGGTACCCAAGCGACTGCGAGAGGAGCTCACCGGACG GGTCAAGCAGATGATTCCTCCTCGCCCTCCGCTGCCTCCCCGGACTGCAGGAGCCAAGAAG GCCGTGGAAGATTATCACAACCACGTCACGAGCATTGCTGTTGCCCTCTTAAGTGAATACCATGAGCTCTTTGGGAAGCAGCCGCCTGACCGGGGAGCAATAGACCACCAAACCCTGGAGGAACAGAAGCGTCAGCTCAACTTCGAGCTCAACAGCtctgggaaatattttgcttttaaggaaCAGCTAAAG TACGCTGTAGTGAAGATTGTGAGGGAGAAATACCTGAAGACCACGGCATTTGAGACCCAGGAGCAGTTCCAGGCATTTCTCAGTGAGCTCTACGTGTACCTCGTGGACCAGATGCATGTTGCCCTGAACCAG CTACTGTCCGAGGAagctgctccccctgcccctctgtCCCGCACGACCGGGGAGCAGCTCTGGCTCTTTGCTCATGAAGCTGAAGTCAACAAGGACTACAAGCTGGCATCTCTCTACCACCAGCAG AGGGTAGCTCAGGACCAGTGCAACATCCAGTCCTGGCTGGACTATGGGGCGTTCTGCCTCCTTCTTGAGGAGACAACCAAAGCCCAGGAGTGCTTCCAGCAGGCTCTTTCTCTGGACCCCCATCACATCCAAAG CTTGCTGCTCTGTGGGGTTGTGGCTGTCGTGCTGCAGCACTACGAAGAGGCAGAGATTTTCTTTGAGGATGCCTGCTGCTTGGAGCCATCCAGCGTTGTAGCCTGGACGCTTTCAG GTTTGTTTTATGAGCTGCAGAATAATAATATTCAGGCGGAAATGGCCTTCCGTGAGGCTAAGAAGCTACTGCAAGCACAGCTCACCAAGGAGAGGAGCGTCCCTGAGGCTgctgagggagaaggagggaaaaagcacATTGCTGCTGCGTGTGTGAGGTCTCCCAGCCCCGGCCCAGAAGAGTGCTTGCCAG AGAGGGTTCCAGATGGCTCAGCTGACAAACTGACAGAGGTGGCGGAGCCTGCCCTGGCCTGCACGGCACCCGAGGAAGAGGCTACTGCACCGGAGGCAGCCCCGAAAG CACCATCCCCTGTTTCAGGACTTAGCCAGCCTCCCTGCACAATCTTCATGAAGGCAGTGGAATTCCTGATGAAAGTCAATGCCATCCAG TTTGTTCACATGGCGCTTGCCCACGAGCTGCTGAGCCTTCGGGGAGGTCCCTCCTGTGCCTACTACCTGGCGCTGGCCCAGACTTACTTGCTGAAGGAAGATTTCTCCAAATGCGAAGAATGTCTCTGCGAGGCCGTTAGGATTGACTACATG AATCCCAATGTCTGGGCTCAGAAAGGGCACCTGTGCTACCTGAAGAGGGACTTTGGCGAGGCAAAGGAGTGCTACGAGCGAACCATCAGTTTTGTGGAGGATGCTGCGGATATGCACTTCGTCTACCTGCGCCTGGGCTCCATCTacctggaagagaaagag TATGGCCGGGCGAAGCAGATCTACCTGCTCGCCTGCAAGAACTCTGCGTCCTGTCTCAcctggctgggggtgggaaTCGCCTGCTACAGG cTGGAAGAGATGGTGGAGGCAGAGGATGCTCTCTCTGAAGCCAATGCCCTAAATAACACCAACGCTGAAGTGTGGGGATATCTCGCCCTCGTCTGCCTGCGA GGAGGAcggcagctggaggcagagcagtGCTACAAATACACCGTCAAG CTGGGCCTGAGGGACGACGCGTTGCTGCGGGAGATCCGCGCCGCCCAGCAGCGGCTCGGCTTCGGCAACCCGGCCCTCtga
- the CFAP70 gene encoding cilia- and flagella-associated protein 70 isoform X4: MLAATAALSCRRFWERNRAVSCFFPHSFSCRAMEVPVGLSAGKDDSTLPAAAALPSESRPTPAKPVQITVLNAQDLKTMKSDVSVTLVRVEYNGAILGDSSKTDVLPNGTANYNFTTSFECSPDGPNSLDDIVQKPVLLTVIEALQREKRQKEKTVPLGQAVVDLLPLLQGQRSFKVSAPLYAVPTSPLESLQPEAKLSDGNLLSVTLEAAYSVPETFAPTGPLQNYMACLQVPAPGEKEFPLLFKNGILKLAGEKEPLPRPKKWPLANIMAPGALSIPNSFIVGGPYEDEDGELNKREDREFRIQAESMKRIVWDTERRCYLDPAAVVTLQKRIAECRYWPVEVCRMSVASPSKGKTSKADKGDEDKQIFFHGVAYVNMVPLLCPGVKQVRGAFRVFTYEDSEVFEKTGSQHSVFRDLRSQLSLTKEGPWTPGIGTPLSRAVPSKTQKEDREKITKDKDSNRRMSNAPKIQLSDATVEAENVPYLSLDGQQYVEAGTFLVMEIKLDKALVPKRLREELTGRVKQMIPPRPPLPPRTAGAKKAVEDYHNHVTSIAVALLSEYHELFGKQPPDRGAIDHQTLEEQKRQLNFELNSSGKYFAFKEQLKYAVVKIVREKYLKTTAFETQEQFQAFLSELYVYLVDQMHVALNQLLSEEAAPPAPLSRTTGEQLWLFAHEAEVNKDYKLASLYHQQRVAQDQCNIQSWLDYGAFCLLLEETTKAQECFQQALSLDPHHIQSLLLCGVVAVVLQHYEEAEIFFEDACCLEPSSVVAWTLSGLFYELQNNNIQAEMAFREAKKLLQAQLTKERSVPEAAEGEGGKKHIAAACVRSPSPGPEECLPEPCSKLGSLWQTLCLHLMVLGGFIPERVPDGSADKLTEVAEPALACTAPEEEATAPEAAPKAPSPVSGLSQPPCTIFMKAVEFLMKVNAIQFVHMALAHELLSLRGGPSCAYYLALAQTYLLKEDFSKCEECLCEAVRIDYMNPNVWAQKGHLCYLKRDFGEAKECYERTISFVEDAADMHFVYLRLGSIYLEEKEYGRAKQIYLLACKNSASCLTWLGVGIACYRLEEMVEAEDALSEANALNNTNAEVWGYLALVCLRGGRQLEAEQCYKYTVKLGLRDDALLREIRAAQQRLGFGNPAL, translated from the exons ATGCTAGCGGCCACGGCTGCTCTGTCCTGCAGACGTTTCTGGGAGAGGAACAGAGCAGtttcatgtttctttcctcattctttttcctgcagagcCATGGAGGTCCCTGTGGGGCTGTCTGCCGGAAAGGACGACTCCACCTTGCCCgctgctgcagctcttcccagcGAGTCACGACCGACACCAGCGAAGCCAGTACAGATCACGGTACTGAACGCACAGGACCTG AAAACTATGAAAAGTGACGTGTCAGTTACTTTGGTGCGTGTGGAGTACAACGGAGCGATCTTGGGAGACTCCTCCAAGACTGACGTCTTGCCAAACGGGACAGCAAACTATAATTTCACGACCAGCTTTGAGTGCAGCCCCGATGGGCCCAACTCCTTGGATGACATTGTGCAAAAACCTGTGCTCC TGACAGTGATAGAAGCGTTGcaaagggagaagagacagaaggaGAAGACCGTGCCTCTTGGCCAAGCTGTGGTGGaccttctgcctctgctgcaag gACAGCGTTCATTTAAGGTCTCGGCTCCTTTGTATGCAGTGCCTACCTCTCCATTAGAGAGCCTTCAGCCGGAGGCCAAG CTTTCAGATGGCAACCTCCTGAGCGTCACGCTGGAGGCAGCTTATTCTGTCCCCGAAACGTTTGCTCCCACCGGACCCCTGCAAAACTACATGGCTTGCTTGCAAGTTCCAGCACCTGGGGAG AAGGAATTCCCCTTGCTCTTCAAGAATGGCATCCTGAAGCTTGCTGGTGAAAAAGAGCCATTACCCCGGCCCAAAAAATGGCCCCTTGCTAACATCATGGCCCCTGGCGCTCTGAGCATACCCAACTCCTTCATCGTTGGTGGTCCCtatgaggatgaggatggagaGCTCAACAAAAGAGAG GACAGGGAGTTTAGGATCCAAGCAGAAAGCATGAAGAGAATCGTATGGGACACGGAAAGGCGTTGTTACCTGGATCCTGCTGCAGTAGTCAC cctgcagaagcgCATTGCGGAGTGCCGGTACTGGCCCGTGGAGGTCTGCAGGATGTCTGTGGCCTCACCCAGCAAAGGGAAAACTAGCAAAGCTGACAAG GGAGATGAGGACAAGCAGATTTTCTTCCATGGCGTGGCGTATGTCAACATGGTGCCTTTGCTGTGCCCCGGTGTGAAGCAGGTCCGAGGCGCTTTTCGTGTCTTTACCTATGAAGACAGTGAGGTGTTTGAGAAG actggAAGTCAGCACAGCGTTTTCCGGGATCTCAGGTCGCAGCTCAGTCTGACTAAGGAAGGGCCGTGGACACCAGGAATCGGTACTCCCCTTTCTAGAGCTGTTCCCAGCAAGACTcagaaggaagacagagagaaaatcaCCAAAGATAAGGATTCCAACAGAAGG ATGTCCAACGCGCCCAAAATCCAGTTGTCAGATGCCACTGTAGAAGCTGAAAATGTCCCATATCTCAGCCTCGATGGACAG CAATACGTTGAAGCAGGAACGTTCCTGGTGATGGAGATAAAGCTGGACAAGGCCTTGGTACCCAAGCGACTGCGAGAGGAGCTCACCGGACG GGTCAAGCAGATGATTCCTCCTCGCCCTCCGCTGCCTCCCCGGACTGCAGGAGCCAAGAAG GCCGTGGAAGATTATCACAACCACGTCACGAGCATTGCTGTTGCCCTCTTAAGTGAATACCATGAGCTCTTTGGGAAGCAGCCGCCTGACCGGGGAGCAATAGACCACCAAACCCTGGAGGAACAGAAGCGTCAGCTCAACTTCGAGCTCAACAGCtctgggaaatattttgcttttaaggaaCAGCTAAAG TACGCTGTAGTGAAGATTGTGAGGGAGAAATACCTGAAGACCACGGCATTTGAGACCCAGGAGCAGTTCCAGGCATTTCTCAGTGAGCTCTACGTGTACCTCGTGGACCAGATGCATGTTGCCCTGAACCAG CTACTGTCCGAGGAagctgctccccctgcccctctgtCCCGCACGACCGGGGAGCAGCTCTGGCTCTTTGCTCATGAAGCTGAAGTCAACAAGGACTACAAGCTGGCATCTCTCTACCACCAGCAG AGGGTAGCTCAGGACCAGTGCAACATCCAGTCCTGGCTGGACTATGGGGCGTTCTGCCTCCTTCTTGAGGAGACAACCAAAGCCCAGGAGTGCTTCCAGCAGGCTCTTTCTCTGGACCCCCATCACATCCAAAG CTTGCTGCTCTGTGGGGTTGTGGCTGTCGTGCTGCAGCACTACGAAGAGGCAGAGATTTTCTTTGAGGATGCCTGCTGCTTGGAGCCATCCAGCGTTGTAGCCTGGACGCTTTCAG GTTTGTTTTATGAGCTGCAGAATAATAATATTCAGGCGGAAATGGCCTTCCGTGAGGCTAAGAAGCTACTGCAAGCACAGCTCACCAAGGAGAGGAGCGTCCCTGAGGCTgctgagggagaaggagggaaaaagcacATTGCTGCTGCGTGTGTGAGGTCTCCCAGCCCCGGCCCAGAAGAGTGCTTGCCAG AACCATGCTCCAAACTGGGCAGTTTATGGCAAACTCTTTGTTTGCACCTAATGGTTCTTGGGGGTTTCATTCCAGAGAGGGTTCCAGATGGCTCAGCTGACAAACTGACAGAGGTGGCGGAGCCTGCCCTGGCCTGCACGGCACCCGAGGAAGAGGCTACTGCACCGGAGGCAGCCCCGAAAG CACCATCCCCTGTTTCAGGACTTAGCCAGCCTCCCTGCACAATCTTCATGAAGGCAGTGGAATTCCTGATGAAAGTCAATGCCATCCAG TTTGTTCACATGGCGCTTGCCCACGAGCTGCTGAGCCTTCGGGGAGGTCCCTCCTGTGCCTACTACCTGGCGCTGGCCCAGACTTACTTGCTGAAGGAAGATTTCTCCAAATGCGAAGAATGTCTCTGCGAGGCCGTTAGGATTGACTACATG AATCCCAATGTCTGGGCTCAGAAAGGGCACCTGTGCTACCTGAAGAGGGACTTTGGCGAGGCAAAGGAGTGCTACGAGCGAACCATCAGTTTTGTGGAGGATGCTGCGGATATGCACTTCGTCTACCTGCGCCTGGGCTCCATCTacctggaagagaaagag TATGGCCGGGCGAAGCAGATCTACCTGCTCGCCTGCAAGAACTCTGCGTCCTGTCTCAcctggctgggggtgggaaTCGCCTGCTACAGG cTGGAAGAGATGGTGGAGGCAGAGGATGCTCTCTCTGAAGCCAATGCCCTAAATAACACCAACGCTGAAGTGTGGGGATATCTCGCCCTCGTCTGCCTGCGA GGAGGAcggcagctggaggcagagcagtGCTACAAATACACCGTCAAG CTGGGCCTGAGGGACGACGCGTTGCTGCGGGAGATCCGCGCCGCCCAGCAGCGGCTCGGCTTCGGCAACCCGGCCCTCtga
- the CFAP70 gene encoding cilia- and flagella-associated protein 70 isoform X2, with protein sequence MLAATAALSCRRFWERNRAVSCFFPHSFSCRAMEVPVGLSAGKDDSTLPAAAALPSESRPTPAKPVQITKTMKSDVSVTLVRVEYNGAILGDSSKTDVLPNGTANYNFTTSFECSPDGPNSLDDIVQKPVLLTVIEALQREKRQKEKTVPLGQAVVDLLPLLQGQRSFKVSAPLYAVPTSPLESLQPEAKGGLEVTVCTEEPLLSATQLSDGNLLSVTLEAAYSVPETFAPTGPLQNYMACLQVPAPGEKEFPLLFKNGILKLAGEKEPLPRPKKWPLANIMAPGALSIPNSFIVGGPYEDEDGELNKREDREFRIQAESMKRIVWDTERRCYLDPAAVVTLQKRIAECRYWPVEVCRMSVASPSKGKTSKADKGDEDKQIFFHGVAYVNMVPLLCPGVKQVRGAFRVFTYEDSEVFEKTGSQHSVFRDLRSQLSLTKEGPWTPGIGTPLSRAVPSKTQKEDREKITKDKDSNRRMSNAPKIQLSDATVEAENVPYLSLDGQQYVEAGTFLVMEIKLDKALVPKRLREELTGRVKQMIPPRPPLPPRTAGAKKAVEDYHNHVTSIAVALLSEYHELFGKQPPDRGAIDHQTLEEQKRQLNFELNSSGKYFAFKEQLKYAVVKIVREKYLKTTAFETQEQFQAFLSELYVYLVDQMHVALNQLLSEEAAPPAPLSRTTGEQLWLFAHEAEVNKDYKLASLYHQQRVAQDQCNIQSWLDYGAFCLLLEETTKAQECFQQALSLDPHHIQSLLLCGVVAVVLQHYEEAEIFFEDACCLEPSSVVAWTLSGLFYELQNNNIQAEMAFREAKKLLQAQLTKERSVPEAAEGEGGKKHIAAACVRSPSPGPEECLPEPCSKLGSLWQTLCLHLMVLGGFIPERVPDGSADKLTEVAEPALACTAPEEEATAPEAAPKAPSPVSGLSQPPCTIFMKAVEFLMKVNAIQFVHMALAHELLSLRGGPSCAYYLALAQTYLLKEDFSKCEECLCEAVRIDYMNPNVWAQKGHLCYLKRDFGEAKECYERTISFVEDAADMHFVYLRLGSIYLEEKEYGRAKQIYLLACKNSASCLTWLGVGIACYRLEEMVEAEDALSEANALNNTNAEVWGYLALVCLRGGRQLEAEQCYKYTVKLGLRDDALLREIRAAQQRLGFGNPAL encoded by the exons ATGCTAGCGGCCACGGCTGCTCTGTCCTGCAGACGTTTCTGGGAGAGGAACAGAGCAGtttcatgtttctttcctcattctttttcctgcagagcCATGGAGGTCCCTGTGGGGCTGTCTGCCGGAAAGGACGACTCCACCTTGCCCgctgctgcagctcttcccagcGAGTCACGACCGACACCAGCGAAGCCAGTACAGATCACG AAAACTATGAAAAGTGACGTGTCAGTTACTTTGGTGCGTGTGGAGTACAACGGAGCGATCTTGGGAGACTCCTCCAAGACTGACGTCTTGCCAAACGGGACAGCAAACTATAATTTCACGACCAGCTTTGAGTGCAGCCCCGATGGGCCCAACTCCTTGGATGACATTGTGCAAAAACCTGTGCTCC TGACAGTGATAGAAGCGTTGcaaagggagaagagacagaaggaGAAGACCGTGCCTCTTGGCCAAGCTGTGGTGGaccttctgcctctgctgcaag gACAGCGTTCATTTAAGGTCTCGGCTCCTTTGTATGCAGTGCCTACCTCTCCATTAGAGAGCCTTCAGCCGGAGGCCAAG GGTGGCCTTGAAGTGACAGTGTGCACTGAAGAGCCCCTGCTTTCTGCAACGCAGCTTTCAGATGGCAACCTCCTGAGCGTCACGCTGGAGGCAGCTTATTCTGTCCCCGAAACGTTTGCTCCCACCGGACCCCTGCAAAACTACATGGCTTGCTTGCAAGTTCCAGCACCTGGGGAG AAGGAATTCCCCTTGCTCTTCAAGAATGGCATCCTGAAGCTTGCTGGTGAAAAAGAGCCATTACCCCGGCCCAAAAAATGGCCCCTTGCTAACATCATGGCCCCTGGCGCTCTGAGCATACCCAACTCCTTCATCGTTGGTGGTCCCtatgaggatgaggatggagaGCTCAACAAAAGAGAG GACAGGGAGTTTAGGATCCAAGCAGAAAGCATGAAGAGAATCGTATGGGACACGGAAAGGCGTTGTTACCTGGATCCTGCTGCAGTAGTCAC cctgcagaagcgCATTGCGGAGTGCCGGTACTGGCCCGTGGAGGTCTGCAGGATGTCTGTGGCCTCACCCAGCAAAGGGAAAACTAGCAAAGCTGACAAG GGAGATGAGGACAAGCAGATTTTCTTCCATGGCGTGGCGTATGTCAACATGGTGCCTTTGCTGTGCCCCGGTGTGAAGCAGGTCCGAGGCGCTTTTCGTGTCTTTACCTATGAAGACAGTGAGGTGTTTGAGAAG actggAAGTCAGCACAGCGTTTTCCGGGATCTCAGGTCGCAGCTCAGTCTGACTAAGGAAGGGCCGTGGACACCAGGAATCGGTACTCCCCTTTCTAGAGCTGTTCCCAGCAAGACTcagaaggaagacagagagaaaatcaCCAAAGATAAGGATTCCAACAGAAGG ATGTCCAACGCGCCCAAAATCCAGTTGTCAGATGCCACTGTAGAAGCTGAAAATGTCCCATATCTCAGCCTCGATGGACAG CAATACGTTGAAGCAGGAACGTTCCTGGTGATGGAGATAAAGCTGGACAAGGCCTTGGTACCCAAGCGACTGCGAGAGGAGCTCACCGGACG GGTCAAGCAGATGATTCCTCCTCGCCCTCCGCTGCCTCCCCGGACTGCAGGAGCCAAGAAG GCCGTGGAAGATTATCACAACCACGTCACGAGCATTGCTGTTGCCCTCTTAAGTGAATACCATGAGCTCTTTGGGAAGCAGCCGCCTGACCGGGGAGCAATAGACCACCAAACCCTGGAGGAACAGAAGCGTCAGCTCAACTTCGAGCTCAACAGCtctgggaaatattttgcttttaaggaaCAGCTAAAG TACGCTGTAGTGAAGATTGTGAGGGAGAAATACCTGAAGACCACGGCATTTGAGACCCAGGAGCAGTTCCAGGCATTTCTCAGTGAGCTCTACGTGTACCTCGTGGACCAGATGCATGTTGCCCTGAACCAG CTACTGTCCGAGGAagctgctccccctgcccctctgtCCCGCACGACCGGGGAGCAGCTCTGGCTCTTTGCTCATGAAGCTGAAGTCAACAAGGACTACAAGCTGGCATCTCTCTACCACCAGCAG AGGGTAGCTCAGGACCAGTGCAACATCCAGTCCTGGCTGGACTATGGGGCGTTCTGCCTCCTTCTTGAGGAGACAACCAAAGCCCAGGAGTGCTTCCAGCAGGCTCTTTCTCTGGACCCCCATCACATCCAAAG CTTGCTGCTCTGTGGGGTTGTGGCTGTCGTGCTGCAGCACTACGAAGAGGCAGAGATTTTCTTTGAGGATGCCTGCTGCTTGGAGCCATCCAGCGTTGTAGCCTGGACGCTTTCAG GTTTGTTTTATGAGCTGCAGAATAATAATATTCAGGCGGAAATGGCCTTCCGTGAGGCTAAGAAGCTACTGCAAGCACAGCTCACCAAGGAGAGGAGCGTCCCTGAGGCTgctgagggagaaggagggaaaaagcacATTGCTGCTGCGTGTGTGAGGTCTCCCAGCCCCGGCCCAGAAGAGTGCTTGCCAG AACCATGCTCCAAACTGGGCAGTTTATGGCAAACTCTTTGTTTGCACCTAATGGTTCTTGGGGGTTTCATTCCAGAGAGGGTTCCAGATGGCTCAGCTGACAAACTGACAGAGGTGGCGGAGCCTGCCCTGGCCTGCACGGCACCCGAGGAAGAGGCTACTGCACCGGAGGCAGCCCCGAAAG CACCATCCCCTGTTTCAGGACTTAGCCAGCCTCCCTGCACAATCTTCATGAAGGCAGTGGAATTCCTGATGAAAGTCAATGCCATCCAG TTTGTTCACATGGCGCTTGCCCACGAGCTGCTGAGCCTTCGGGGAGGTCCCTCCTGTGCCTACTACCTGGCGCTGGCCCAGACTTACTTGCTGAAGGAAGATTTCTCCAAATGCGAAGAATGTCTCTGCGAGGCCGTTAGGATTGACTACATG AATCCCAATGTCTGGGCTCAGAAAGGGCACCTGTGCTACCTGAAGAGGGACTTTGGCGAGGCAAAGGAGTGCTACGAGCGAACCATCAGTTTTGTGGAGGATGCTGCGGATATGCACTTCGTCTACCTGCGCCTGGGCTCCATCTacctggaagagaaagag TATGGCCGGGCGAAGCAGATCTACCTGCTCGCCTGCAAGAACTCTGCGTCCTGTCTCAcctggctgggggtgggaaTCGCCTGCTACAGG cTGGAAGAGATGGTGGAGGCAGAGGATGCTCTCTCTGAAGCCAATGCCCTAAATAACACCAACGCTGAAGTGTGGGGATATCTCGCCCTCGTCTGCCTGCGA GGAGGAcggcagctggaggcagagcagtGCTACAAATACACCGTCAAG CTGGGCCTGAGGGACGACGCGTTGCTGCGGGAGATCCGCGCCGCCCAGCAGCGGCTCGGCTTCGGCAACCCGGCCCTCtga